In Eremothecium gossypii ATCC 10895 chromosome IV, complete sequence, the genomic stretch CACACAGAACTAAAAACTCACGGCGGTGCGGTAACCTACTAGTGAACACTCTATCGTCTGAAATATGAGCGACCGGGCGCCAGTAAACTATTATGGCTCAAAAAATAGCACGCGAAGCTTCAACAACGCGCTCTTTGAGGAAGTTCCTCTTTTTGACGCATCAACTACTCCTCAACAGCGGGAAGTAACCGAAACGCTCTCCGAAATATATTCCATCATCGTTGCATTAGAACAGGTCGAGAAGGCCTACCTAAAGGATGGTATAAGCAGCGATGACTATACGGTTTCTGTCAACAAGCTAATAGCGCAGTACAAGACGTATCTGGCCAATAACTCTGACGTGCAAGCGGTTTTTGGAGACCTACAGCAGTTCCGACAGCGATGGAACATAAACGCTTCTAATGCGATTGCCAGGCTGGAGCGCGGTATGCCTGTGACGGTTGAACACGGCATCCAGGGCTCGTCTGGCGACAACCCTGCAAGCTCATCCGGCACGCAGTTCAATGCCAAGGCAGTGGCAGAGGCCACGGGAAACTTCATCACGGTGATGGATGCATTGAAGCTGAGACTCAAGGCCAAGGACCAGCTCCATCCGCTAATGTCAGAGCTTCTTCTCAGCATCAACCGCGTGGGCCCGCAGGACTTTGAGAAGCGCTCCAAGCTTGTGGAGTGGATTGTGCAGATCAACAAGATGAAGGCGAACGAAAGCCTGGGAGACGACGAGGCGCGGGAGCTTTTGTTCGATTTAGACAGCGCGTATAAGGCTTTCTATACTCTACTTGGGTAATGCTACTACTACCTATCTAGCCCAGGAGAGGGTTTTTCCCTCCGCGCTTACACCTGAACTCGGCCAGGGACGAAAGCGTGCCTTGCTCGCGGGCTGAGAGCTGGGGGGCCAGGTCCGTTACTGGGCCAGGAGATGCGGGCGCCGGTCCGGCCA encodes the following:
- the VPS28 gene encoding ESCRT-I subunit protein VPS28 (Syntenic homolog of Saccharomyces cerevisiae YPL065W (VPS28)) → MSDRAPVNYYGSKNSTRSFNNALFEEVPLFDASTTPQQREVTETLSEIYSIIVALEQVEKAYLKDGISSDDYTVSVNKLIAQYKTYLANNSDVQAVFGDLQQFRQRWNINASNAIARLERGMPVTVEHGIQGSSGDNPASSSGTQFNAKAVAEATGNFITVMDALKLRLKAKDQLHPLMSELLLSINRVGPQDFEKRSKLVEWIVQINKMKANESLGDDEARELLFDLDSAYKAFYTLLG